TTCCTAGGCATAGGCATAATCTTATGTTTCCACTTATCTAACTTAGTCAAACTAACTGCAACCCTATTCATAAGATAATTCCTAATCCATTCACACATAGTGATAATTGGTTTATCCCTAGCCTGCAGTATGGTACTATTAAAAGACTCACTAAGATTATTCATCAGAACATCACATTTTGGATAATAGCTAAATGCATGCTTACACCATAGTTTGGTTGGAACACCTACTAGCCATTCCCAAGCCTTTGGATCAAGTTGCCTTAACTCTTGCATCTTCTTCTCCCAGGCTTGTAGATAGGTTGCTTTTGCTGCTCCCATCATCAGATCCCTAATTGCACTGCCTCCCCCAAATTTCTTTTTGAAATTGGCATACAAATGCCTTAGACACACTCTATGCTCTATAGACTCAAACATTTCTTCAAAAACAGCCACAAGTCCCTATGACAATCAGCAACCAACTTAAGTTTACAAAAAACATGACAAGATAAAACAAATATACATTGAACAAGAACAATCATACCTTTTGTTGGTCAGATATGAAAACATATCTTCTTTGTTGTCCAATGTCTTCCATCAGAAGCTGCAAGAACCATCTCCAGCTTTCCTTTGTCTCTGTCTCCACAACACCAAAGGCTAGAGGAAAGTATTGATCATTTGGATCTCTAGCCACAGCAATAAGCAACTGGCCACCATACTGGGTCTTCAAATGGCAGCCATCTACACCAATAAATGGTCTGCATCCATGGAGGAACCCCTTCTTGCAACCATCAAAGCAAAAATAGAAACTACCAAACCTTGGTGGTAGTGTAGGAACTGGCCTTTCCACAGATATCTTTACAGTATTTCCATCATTTTGCTTCTTAAGTTCTGCAGCATAATTGTATAACATGGAATATTGCTTAGAACAATCTCCTTCAATTATTTTTTCAGCCATGTGTTTAGCTCTCCATGCCCTTCCCTTGGAAATCCCAACAGAATATTTGCTCCTAAGTTCTGCCATCAGATCTGATACTTTAACCTTGCCACTTTGATGCCTCTTCTCTACCACAACTTTAGACACCCACTTAGAATTTGCTGACTTGTTATTTAATACCCTAGAACAAGTATGGGTCCCCACCCAAGTTTTTAATTGAAAAGTGTGTTTGTCACCAACTTTACTACAAAGGGCTGTAAATCCACATTTACCCCTACATTCTACCCTAACTCTAGTgctttcatttttcacaaaccGAATCTCTCTACCATTTAAAACAGACCATTCCCTTATTGCATCTTTAAATTCAACAAGAGAATTAAACTCCATACCTAGTTTGAACTCATAGTCTTTGTTGAGTAAGTCTCCTCTAAACTTCTCATACTTGGGCATCTTCTCATTGTCACTAACATCTGGATCAGAACTACCAAGCTCTTCACTCTCATAATCAACATCATGCTCTACAGCCTTTGATGAACTAGGTTTGTCCCGAATCACCCTTGAAGGAACACGCAACTTTATTTTTTTGGGAGACCTCAAAGTTGATACATCCTTGTTAGCTCTTAACTTGTACCTAAGCTTCTTACCTGCCACTTCAACCCTATTACCATCATCTGGTCTTTCAACCTCCACAGTCACAAATCCTTCATTGTCATCATTTACTCTTTCTTCCTCGCTGTCCCCAAACCTTACCCCTGGAGAGTCATCATCTTCACTCACTTCACCAACATCAACTATATTTGGTTTCTCAGCCCAATTTGTGTTGTCTCCAACAAAATGTTCTAGCCAAATATGCCCCTCAACCTTGTGCTGGATACAATTTTTTGTAATTTCTGTAACATGAAGATCATCAGTCAAGTGAAAAAAATTTTCATCAATACCTTCTATTTTCCTCCACATTCTGATTCGACCTCCATCAAAGCCAAGCTGGAGAACCACATTCATTGCTTCGTAGAATGACCAGGTATCTGAATCTTGCCCATGAAGAGTCGATACATCTCCTCCTCTGTAGAACACGAAGTTATCACGCACGAACTCACCACCATGGTGAAAGATTATTTTGCACAGCGTCATTCTTGCAATAGAAAAACCTACCGTTAATAACCATGAAAAATGGAATCGGGAACAATAGATGAACTGAAATAATCATACCTTACAGCTGTTGATACTTTCCCTTTGAAGATGCGTTGAAAATGGACGTTGAAGAGAGAAGATGGAGAACATGCAAATGGAACTTTTCTGTTTTAGGGTTGCAAGGGGGAGAACGAAAGGTTTATAtcttcatttgattttttaattttaagtttaagtgtTTCAATAATTAAAATATGTTATATGTTTAttctgaattaaaaataaaaataaaaaatgacacaTGTACCTAAAATAATAAGTTATGCCAACGTGGCAAGTCCATATCAGCTGTTTATGGGATCTCATCCACTAAGGGTTTAAAATGAGGGAATCTGAATTTGGCAAGGATGgaatctgtgtttttttttttacagggttcTTTTTGAGATTCTCCCcaaatggcagggggcaaaatagggtTTAACCCTTATAGAAATGACTACATCTAAATTTCTTAAAAAGGATCTTCCTATAATACCTTTAAAGGTGCTTTTCATGAGGAATGAGAGAGTCACTCTTCTCTAATGAGTCTCTTTTTCCAATCAAAAATGTCAAATTTATCGCTTCACAAGGACGATTAACTGAATTGTTGAAGGCTAACAAATCTTCTTCACCAAATAAACTCATATTTGTTTTCCTAAGACCTAGCAGTTCCAACGCGTCTTCATGAAGGACGCTGCAAGAGCTTCCATCATCTACCAGGAGTTCTGTCAAGGTTTGATTGGCGATAATGAACGCAATAACTAGAGGTGGTCCAGAGTTTACGATTCCATCAATCTTTTCTCGATCTAAGAATCCTAATTATGGCCGCTGAACTTGCTGAATT
The Vicia villosa cultivar HV-30 ecotype Madison, WI linkage group LG6, Vvil1.0, whole genome shotgun sequence genome window above contains:
- the LOC131611975 gene encoding uncharacterized protein LOC131611975, encoding MAEKIIEGDCSKQYSMLYNYAAELKKQNDGNTVKISVERPVPTLPPRFGSFYFCFDGCKKGFLHGCRPFIGVDGCHLKTQYGGQLLIAVARDPNDQYFPLAFGVVETETKESWRWFLQLLMEDIGQQRRYVFISDQQKGLVAVFEEMFESIEHRVCLRHLYANFKKKFGGGSAIRDLMMGAAKATYLQAWEKKMQELRQLDPKAWEWLVGVPTKLWCKHAFSYYPKCDVLMNNLSESFNSTILQARDKPIITMCEWIRNYLMNRVAVSLTKLDKWKHKIMPMPRKRMDKEIVMSGNWIPTWCQDLIWQVNHTFDGHQFIVDLGKKTCTCCFWELVGIPCRHAIAAMSYQNLDPESFVDNCYSRETYTKCYSYSVSPTNGMDMWPTVDNEDMLPPSYKKGPGRPKKLRIREHDENGSRMRRPGVNYRCTRCDNNGHNSRKCKAEVQNPAALKRKRKAPRKAASSRNVGDTETVEDYFEGEIDATIEAMVASVEADLTTQASQILNPSPTNKSPSKNKTKNKKVGSKKK